The following proteins are encoded in a genomic region of Stutzerimonas stutzeri:
- the egtD gene encoding L-histidine N(alpha)-methyltransferase, translated as MALAVHFHDQTQPTHDSSLRDEALAGFAATPKRISPKFFYDRRGSELFEEICLQPEYYVTRTEEKILANAANEILEIAGPQTDLIELGSGASRKVRLLLEGLRPVSYLGIDISEDFLLTSTQRLAADYPWLEVHAACADFSDELKLPDDFTIHHPLVFFPGSSIGNFTPLEARRLLGHLHEILPPGGGVLIGVDLVKDRSVLEAAYNDRAHVTAAFNLNLLQRIRQELDSDIDPSRFAHQAFFNEQDSRIEMHLISRESQDVTIEGQRFHFDAGESLHTENSYKYTLQSFAALASSAGFDCSGQWTDAQDLFSVHYLQRRP; from the coding sequence ATGGCACTAGCCGTACACTTTCATGACCAGACGCAGCCAACCCACGACAGCTCCCTGCGCGACGAAGCGCTGGCAGGCTTCGCCGCCACGCCCAAGCGCATCTCGCCGAAGTTCTTCTACGACCGGCGCGGCTCCGAACTGTTCGAGGAGATTTGCCTGCAGCCCGAGTACTACGTGACCCGCACCGAGGAGAAGATCCTCGCCAACGCGGCCAACGAAATACTGGAGATCGCCGGCCCGCAGACCGACCTGATCGAACTGGGCAGCGGAGCCAGCCGCAAGGTTCGCCTGCTGCTCGAAGGGCTGCGGCCGGTCAGTTACCTTGGCATCGACATCTCCGAAGACTTCCTGCTGACCAGCACCCAGCGACTCGCCGCCGATTACCCCTGGCTCGAAGTGCATGCGGCCTGCGCCGATTTCTCCGACGAACTGAAGCTGCCGGACGACTTCACCATTCACCATCCGCTGGTCTTCTTTCCCGGTTCCAGCATCGGCAACTTCACCCCACTGGAGGCACGCAGGCTGCTCGGCCACCTGCATGAAATCCTGCCGCCAGGCGGTGGCGTGCTGATTGGCGTGGACCTGGTCAAGGACCGCAGCGTGCTGGAGGCGGCCTACAACGACCGCGCTCACGTCACCGCAGCGTTCAACCTCAACCTGCTCCAGCGCATCCGCCAGGAGCTGGACAGCGATATCGATCCGTCACGCTTCGCTCACCAGGCGTTTTTCAACGAGCAGGATTCGCGGATCGAGATGCACCTGATCAGCCGTGAATCACAGGACGTCACGATCGAGGGGCAGCGGTTCCACTTCGATGCCGGTGAGAGCCTGCATACCGAAAACTCCTACAAATACACCCTGCAGTCCTTCGCCGCCCTTGCCAGCAGCGCCGGTTTCGACTGCAGCGGCCAATGGACCGATGCTCAAGACCTGTTCAGCGTGCACTACTTGCAACGTCGGCCATGA
- a CDS encoding DEAD/DEAH box helicase, producing the protein MTDSFLPDALAAFHPAVASWFSRSFPAPTPAQARAWPLIRAGRSTLVAAPTGSGKTLTAFLAAIDQLVQEGVAEGGLPDQTWVLYVSPLKALSNDIHVNLEQPLAGISAELQALGLPPLEIRTAVRTGDTPQAARAAMRKRVPHILVTTPESLYVLLGSESGRQMLGTVRSVIVDEIHAIAGNKRGSHLALTLERLEALCGHPLVRVGLSATQKPIEAVAGFLVGVGRDCEIIDVGHGRARDLALEVPPVPLEAVMSNAVWELVYDRLAVLAGEHRTTLIFVNTRRMAERAARHLSERLGNAVVAAHHGSLAREQRLDAEQRLKRGELRVLVATASLELGIDIGDVELVCQLGSPRSISAFLQRVGRAGHQVGGVSKGRLFPSSRDDLIECAALLDAVRRGELDTLVIPKAPLDVLAQQIVAEVSCREWQEDALLALIRRAMPYAGLSEADYQALLAMLAEGYTTRHGARGAYLHRDLVNRSLRGRRGGRLTALTSGGTIADNADYSVLLEPQGFNIGMVNEDFAVESLAGDVFQLGNTAYRIIKVEPGRVRVEDAQGQPPNIPFWLGEAPGRSDELSAAVARLRGEIDVRLTTATPHPSPLPGGERGRSVVVDRGVLGSGLEGDACERAADGASLCEEQSEMSPDTATPHPSPLPGGERGRSAVAERDVPGSGLEGDACESAADGASLCEEQSEMSPDTATPHPSPLPGGERGRSERVETDVSGSELGRATDGPESAATHPVVADLSPLPEGVIEAHRATATPHPSSIPEGERGQSEWVGGDASSSGMEGAAGGPAGATTRPVAAGLSPSPQGGEGRGEGGEARTVDLMPAIDWLTDTLGLPDAAARQIVEYLARARSALGALPTQQRLIMERFFDESGGTQLVIHSPFGSRINRAWGLALRKRFCRTFNFELQAAATEDAIIFSLSTSHSFPLDDVWRYLHPNSAEAVLIQALLDAPLFGVRWRWNATTALALPRMAGGRKVAPQLQRMKSEDLLATVFPDQVACLENIVGEREVPDHPLVAQTLNDCLHEAMDSDGWLALLRRIEAGDIELLARDLPAPSPLAMEVLGARPYAFLDDAPLEERRTQAVLNRRWTDPESADDLGALDAAAIEAVGEEAWPQARHPDDLHEALTGLGCIAEAEVQADPQWPAWLNELARGGRATRMRVAQDRALWVPIERLAVLQSIYPEAGCEPVLKPLPGFDQPSSEDDALVELIRARLTGFGPLPVPLIARPLALPASAVALALTRLEAEGYVLRGRFTPGATDEEWCERHLLARIHRYTVKRLRREIEPVERADFMRFLFDWQHLSEATRMQGREALGTVVEQLEGFQAAAGAWESDLLPARLKDYGGTWLDELCRSGRIVWTRLAGRIKASSGPVRGTPIVLLPRRQLAAWYALASDALQPELSSRAQRVLETLQGQGALFFDELQQDARLLRSELEDALGELVAVGLVNADSFAGLRALLAPAAKRSRSTRQSRGGAFIGGMADAGRWALVRKGAPASAETPARRPALDPEALEHIAMTLLRRYGVVFWRLLDREADWLPPWRELLRVYHRLEARGDIRGGRFVAGVPGEQFALPEAVGLLREVRKRPLAGEMIAVSAVDPLNQVGTLLPGDRVPATAGNRILYRDGVPLALLIGGKPELLAELGEDDQRKARQLLAVVRR; encoded by the coding sequence ATGACCGACTCATTCCTTCCCGACGCACTGGCGGCTTTCCATCCAGCGGTGGCCAGCTGGTTCAGCCGCAGCTTCCCTGCACCGACGCCGGCTCAGGCCCGCGCCTGGCCGCTGATCCGTGCCGGCCGGTCGACCCTGGTGGCGGCGCCCACCGGCTCAGGTAAGACGCTGACCGCTTTTCTCGCCGCCATCGATCAGCTGGTGCAGGAAGGCGTCGCCGAAGGTGGCCTACCGGACCAGACCTGGGTGCTCTACGTCTCGCCGCTCAAGGCGCTGTCCAACGACATTCACGTCAATCTGGAGCAGCCGCTGGCGGGCATCTCGGCAGAGCTGCAAGCGCTCGGCCTGCCGCCGCTGGAAATCCGTACCGCGGTGCGCACCGGCGATACGCCACAGGCCGCGCGCGCGGCGATGCGCAAGCGGGTCCCGCATATCCTGGTGACGACGCCGGAATCGCTCTACGTGCTGCTCGGCTCCGAGTCCGGTCGGCAGATGCTGGGCACTGTGCGCAGCGTGATCGTCGACGAGATTCATGCCATCGCGGGCAACAAGCGAGGCAGCCACCTGGCATTGACGCTGGAGCGGCTGGAAGCGTTATGCGGCCATCCGCTGGTGCGGGTCGGGCTGTCGGCGACACAGAAGCCCATCGAGGCGGTGGCCGGTTTTCTGGTCGGCGTGGGTCGGGATTGCGAAATCATCGATGTCGGCCATGGCCGGGCGCGTGACCTGGCGCTGGAGGTGCCGCCGGTCCCGCTGGAAGCGGTGATGAGCAATGCCGTCTGGGAGCTGGTGTACGACCGGTTGGCGGTGCTCGCCGGTGAACACCGAACCACGCTTATCTTCGTCAACACCCGGCGCATGGCCGAACGCGCGGCGCGGCATCTGAGCGAGCGGTTGGGCAACGCGGTGGTCGCGGCTCATCACGGCAGTTTGGCGCGCGAACAGCGGCTGGATGCCGAACAGCGGCTCAAGCGCGGCGAGCTGCGGGTACTGGTGGCGACCGCGTCGCTTGAGCTTGGGATCGATATCGGCGACGTCGAGCTGGTCTGCCAGCTGGGCTCGCCGCGGTCCATTTCCGCCTTCCTGCAGCGCGTCGGCCGCGCCGGTCACCAGGTGGGCGGCGTCTCGAAGGGGCGCCTGTTTCCCAGTTCACGCGACGACCTCATCGAATGCGCCGCCTTGCTCGACGCCGTGCGGCGCGGCGAGCTCGATACCCTGGTGATCCCGAAGGCCCCGCTGGATGTGCTGGCGCAGCAGATCGTCGCCGAGGTGTCGTGCCGCGAGTGGCAGGAGGATGCGTTGCTGGCATTGATCCGCCGCGCCATGCCTTACGCCGGTTTGAGCGAGGCGGATTATCAGGCGCTGCTGGCGATGCTCGCCGAGGGCTACACCACCCGCCACGGTGCACGCGGCGCCTACCTGCACCGCGATCTGGTCAACCGCAGTTTGCGCGGGCGACGCGGCGGCCGTCTGACCGCGCTGACCTCCGGCGGCACCATCGCTGACAACGCTGATTACTCGGTGCTGCTCGAGCCACAGGGCTTCAACATTGGCATGGTCAACGAGGATTTTGCTGTCGAGAGCCTCGCCGGCGATGTGTTCCAGTTGGGCAACACCGCCTACCGCATCATCAAAGTCGAGCCCGGCCGCGTGCGGGTCGAGGATGCGCAGGGTCAACCGCCGAATATCCCGTTCTGGCTGGGCGAGGCGCCGGGGCGCAGCGATGAGCTGTCCGCAGCGGTGGCCAGGTTGCGAGGAGAGATCGATGTCCGCCTGACCACCGCCACCCCTCACCCCAGCCCTCTCCCCGGAGGGGAGAGGGGGCGGTCCGTGGTGGTTGATAGGGGTGTGCTCGGCTCGGGGCTGGAAGGGGATGCGTGCGAGCGTGCCGCAGATGGGGCGTCCTTGTGCGAAGAGCAGAGCGAGATGTCTCCGGACACCGCCACCCCTCACCCCAGCCCTCTCCCCGGAGGGGAGAGGGGGCGGTCCGCGGTGGCTGAAAGGGATGTGCCTGGCTCAGGGCTGGAAGGAGATGCGTGCGAGAGTGCCGCAGATGGGGCGTCCTTGTGCGAAGAGCAGAGCGAGATGTCTCCGGACACCGCCACCCCTCACCCCAGCCCTCTCCCCGGGGGGGAGAGGGGGCGGTCCGAGCGGGTTGAAACGGATGTGTCCGGCTCGGAGTTGGGGCGGGCAACCGATGGGCCGGAGAGCGCTGCTACGCATCCGGTGGTTGCAGACTTGTCTCCCTTACCTGAAGGGGTGATCGAGGCGCATCGTGCCACTGCCACCCCTCACCCCAGCTCTATCCCCGAAGGGGAGAGGGGACAGTCCGAGTGGGTTGGAGGTGATGCGTCCAGCTCCGGCATGGAGGGCGCTGCGGGCGGTCCGGCTGGCGCTACGACGCGTCCGGTGGCCGCAGGCTTGTCTCCCTCGCCCCAAGGGGGAGAGGGCCGGGGTGAGGGGGGAGAGGCACGCACGGTCGATCTGATGCCCGCCATCGACTGGCTCACCGACACGCTCGGCCTGCCAGACGCCGCGGCTCGCCAGATCGTCGAGTACCTCGCTCGTGCCCGCTCGGCGCTGGGCGCGTTGCCGACGCAGCAGCGGCTGATCATGGAGCGCTTCTTCGACGAATCCGGCGGCACCCAGCTGGTCATCCATTCGCCGTTCGGCAGTCGGATCAACCGTGCCTGGGGCTTGGCGCTGCGCAAGCGCTTCTGCCGCACCTTCAACTTCGAGTTGCAGGCTGCGGCGACCGAAGATGCGATCATCTTTTCGTTGTCGACCAGCCATAGCTTCCCGCTCGATGACGTCTGGCGTTACCTGCACCCCAACAGCGCCGAAGCGGTGCTGATCCAGGCGCTGCTTGATGCACCGCTGTTCGGCGTGCGCTGGCGCTGGAACGCGACCACTGCGTTGGCGCTGCCGCGCATGGCCGGAGGCCGCAAAGTCGCGCCGCAGCTACAGCGCATGAAGAGTGAAGACCTGCTCGCGACCGTCTTTCCAGACCAGGTCGCCTGTTTGGAGAACATCGTGGGCGAGCGGGAGGTGCCGGATCATCCCCTGGTCGCCCAGACGCTGAATGACTGCCTGCACGAGGCCATGGACAGCGATGGCTGGTTGGCGCTGCTCCGGCGGATCGAGGCGGGCGATATCGAGCTGCTGGCGCGTGACCTGCCGGCGCCGTCGCCGCTGGCCATGGAAGTGCTGGGCGCGCGGCCTTACGCCTTTCTCGACGATGCGCCGCTGGAAGAGCGTCGGACCCAGGCTGTGCTCAACCGTCGCTGGACCGACCCCGAATCGGCCGACGACCTCGGCGCGCTGGATGCCGCGGCAATCGAGGCGGTGGGTGAGGAAGCCTGGCCCCAGGCGCGCCATCCGGACGATTTACATGAAGCGCTCACAGGCTTGGGCTGCATCGCGGAGGCCGAAGTGCAGGCCGATCCCCAGTGGCCTGCCTGGCTGAACGAACTGGCTCGCGGCGGGCGCGCGACGCGGATGCGGGTCGCGCAGGATCGCGCGCTCTGGGTACCCATCGAGCGCCTTGCTGTGTTGCAGTCGATCTATCCCGAAGCGGGTTGCGAGCCGGTGCTAAAGCCGCTGCCTGGTTTCGATCAGCCGTCGAGTGAAGACGATGCCTTGGTCGAACTGATCCGCGCGCGCCTGACCGGCTTCGGCCCCTTGCCGGTGCCGCTGATTGCCCGGCCGCTGGCCTTGCCGGCGTCGGCGGTCGCGCTGGCGCTCACACGTTTGGAGGCGGAGGGCTATGTGCTGCGCGGCCGCTTCACGCCTGGCGCAACGGATGAGGAGTGGTGCGAGCGGCATCTGCTGGCGCGCATCCACCGTTACACCGTCAAGCGCCTGCGCCGCGAAATCGAACCAGTGGAGCGCGCCGATTTCATGCGTTTTCTGTTCGACTGGCAGCACCTGTCCGAGGCGACGCGGATGCAGGGCCGCGAGGCGCTCGGCACCGTCGTCGAGCAACTGGAAGGCTTCCAGGCCGCGGCAGGTGCCTGGGAGAGCGACTTGCTGCCGGCGCGCTTGAAGGATTACGGCGGCACCTGGCTGGACGAGCTGTGCCGCTCCGGGCGCATCGTCTGGACGCGCCTGGCCGGGCGAATCAAAGCCAGCAGCGGGCCGGTGCGCGGCACGCCTATCGTGCTGCTGCCGCGTCGGCAGTTGGCGGCCTGGTATGCGCTGGCCAGTGATGCGCTACAGCCGGAGCTGTCATCACGCGCGCAGCGGGTGTTGGAGACGTTGCAGGGGCAGGGCGCCTTGTTCTTCGACGAGCTGCAGCAGGATGCCCGCCTGTTACGCAGCGAGCTGGAAGATGCTCTGGGCGAGCTGGTTGCGGTAGGGCTGGTCAATGCCGACAGTTTCGCCGGTCTGCGGGCATTGCTGGCACCTGCGGCGAAGCGTTCACGCAGCACCCGGCAGAGCCGCGGCGGGGCATTCATCGGCGGCATGGCCGACGCGGGTCGCTGGGCGCTGGTGCGCAAAGGCGCGCCGGCGTCGGCCGAAACGCCTGCGCGCCGGCCAGCGCTGGACCCCGAGGCGCTGGAGCACATCGCGATGACCTTGCTGCGTCGCTACGGCGTGGTGTTCTGGCGCCTGCTGGACCGCGAGGCGGATTGGTTGCCGCCCTGGCGTGAATTGCTGCGTGTCTACCACCGGCTCGAGGCGCGGGGCGATATTCGTGGCGGGCGTTTCGTGGCGGGTGTGCCGGGCGAGCAGTTCGCCTTGCCTGAGGCGGTTGGCCTGTTGCGTGAGGTGCGTAAGCGGCCGCTGGCCGGTGAGATGATTGCCGTCTCGGCGGTCGATCCGTTGAATCAGGTCGGCACGCTGCTACCTGGCGATCGCGTCCCCGCCACCGCAGGCAATCGCATCCTTTATCGCGACGGCGTACCGCTGGCGCTGCTGATCGGCGGTAAGCCGGAGCTGCTGGCGGAGCTGGGCGAAGACGACCAGCGCAAGGCCAGGCAACTGCTGGCGGTGGTGAGGCGTTAG
- a CDS encoding S8/S53 family peptidase: MRRLTPCLSALSLAVCLGSATAAEQPLRVKDLQRCGDLFSTAQLTFCLRSEGVTTADLKVMLGGKPVEATQERNGRLRLTLTSEDHQSGPLWLEQGNRRSNPVWLTLKGSHVVPAGPSEVAKNMDGLTTYLDLVSLIIEEDHDGLDESRRLAKKYGAEVVGAIAPLNTYQLRLPVKNLTERDALVLRLGSETSVDAVIIEESGAEEPLEEDQQPKPRNSEWVANRFLDAVDFYRRRLPAQNAPIEARPVRIGIIERDVDFDSPEFEPYLGECKPSTPRTCVYARDAQSPEEHGTSVTGILAAHSAEAGDQGFLAALEPASGGFEVIVERNSDAGITANVAASVNLVEDGVRVLNWSWGIHRVGTRDIEGEAVDSLIRSGVAMSGYEELLEEFFLWLRREHPDVLVVNSAGNGSARSGQDDYRLPSSFITEQLLVVGAHQRDFSKDVPVEHPDYVTKRPSSNVDMRVDITASACTRAATLQEGKRGDVHCGTSYATPMVTGIVGAMLSINPALAPEQVRELLRRSALTIGRNSDFEAAEADDLTAPILPSERGYQLDNGDIGRSARLDMRKALELTVDSLQEVR; this comes from the coding sequence ATGAGGCGCCTCACGCCTTGCCTATCCGCCCTGTCCCTGGCGGTTTGCCTCGGCAGCGCCACTGCTGCCGAGCAACCCCTGCGGGTCAAGGATCTGCAGCGCTGCGGCGACCTCTTCTCCACCGCGCAGCTGACGTTCTGTCTGCGCAGCGAAGGCGTAACCACCGCGGACCTGAAGGTAATGCTGGGCGGCAAACCCGTCGAAGCGACTCAGGAACGCAATGGCCGGCTCCGCCTGACCCTGACCAGCGAAGACCATCAGAGCGGTCCGCTCTGGCTGGAGCAGGGTAATCGCCGTAGCAACCCGGTCTGGCTCACGCTCAAGGGCAGTCACGTCGTGCCGGCGGGCCCGAGCGAAGTCGCCAAGAACATGGACGGCCTGACGACCTACCTGGACCTGGTCAGCCTGATCATCGAAGAGGACCACGACGGCCTGGACGAATCGCGACGGCTGGCCAAGAAGTATGGCGCCGAGGTGGTGGGTGCCATCGCTCCGCTCAACACCTACCAGCTGCGACTACCGGTCAAGAACTTGACCGAACGCGACGCGCTGGTCCTGCGCCTGGGCAGCGAAACGAGCGTGGACGCCGTGATCATCGAGGAATCCGGTGCCGAAGAGCCGCTCGAAGAAGATCAGCAGCCAAAGCCGCGTAACAGCGAGTGGGTCGCCAATCGCTTCCTCGATGCAGTGGATTTCTACCGACGCCGCCTGCCCGCGCAGAACGCCCCGATCGAGGCCCGGCCGGTACGCATCGGCATTATCGAGCGCGATGTCGATTTCGACTCGCCGGAGTTCGAGCCCTACCTCGGCGAGTGCAAACCGAGCACGCCGCGTACCTGCGTCTATGCGCGCGATGCGCAATCGCCAGAGGAGCACGGTACCAGCGTCACGGGCATCCTCGCCGCCCACAGCGCAGAAGCGGGCGATCAGGGCTTTCTAGCCGCACTGGAGCCGGCAAGCGGGGGGTTCGAGGTCATCGTCGAACGCAACTCGGATGCCGGGATCACCGCCAACGTTGCGGCCTCGGTCAACCTGGTCGAGGACGGCGTGCGGGTGCTGAACTGGAGCTGGGGGATTCATCGCGTCGGCACGCGGGATATAGAAGGTGAAGCGGTGGACTCGCTGATTCGCTCGGGGGTCGCCATGAGCGGTTATGAGGAGCTGCTGGAAGAGTTCTTCCTCTGGCTGCGCCGCGAGCATCCCGATGTGCTGGTGGTCAACTCGGCCGGTAATGGCTCGGCCCGCTCAGGCCAGGACGATTACCGTCTGCCCTCCTCCTTCATCACCGAGCAACTGCTGGTAGTCGGCGCTCATCAGCGCGACTTCAGCAAGGATGTGCCGGTCGAACACCCCGACTACGTGACCAAGCGCCCGTCGTCCAATGTCGACATGCGCGTCGATATCACCGCGTCCGCCTGTACGCGTGCCGCAACACTGCAAGAGGGAAAACGCGGCGACGTGCACTGCGGTACTTCCTACGCAACACCAATGGTCACCGGCATCGTCGGCGCCATGCTGTCGATCAACCCGGCCCTGGCCCCGGAGCAAGTGCGCGAACTGCTACGCCGAAGCGCGCTGACCATCGGCCGCAACAGTGATTTCGAAGCGGCAGAAGCCGACGACCTGACGGCACCGATCCTCCCGTCCGAGCGCGGTTACCAGCTGGACAACGGGGATATCGGCCGCTCGGCGAGGCTGGATATGCGCAAGGCATTGGAGCTTACGGTCGACAGCCTGCAAGAGGTTCGGTGA
- a CDS encoding glycoside hydrolase family 5 protein — MSAQVTFSVPKVLLGTALLVAFGVSQVQPVQAATSSATVASQQVLATAQVNDFTSSQWLRGSWRQSAGLSIPATAANKAVFKKGAQVRTADGQIRSIQVVYFSGAHMSVMFSGTALDASKNGYPKSLSALGAASPSAPAVVIPSTDANQGSTAVHSSAINNYTNNDWLYGVWRKSAGLSIPASSANRTAFKVGSSVKLADGQVRTISAVYISGNNMSVMLSGATLSGKLGYPNKLLSTLSTTTPAPTPPPPSQPSTPVVTPPANPTPSQTVALNAFNGGDFVNGVYNTSKFHGVSVKATAENKAAFHKGAKIRFADGQVRSITLIYQSGGNMTVMVDGGAINGKAVGYPRTVSVNSTGFSTPTPNTGNQAPSDGGTPANPINLVGINLAGAEFGTDVALPGVYLKQYIYPGEADFKRYAERNLKLVRLPFRWERIQPRLNAELDRAELGRLLTTLDHARKYGMQVILDMHNYYRYYGKMIGSSEVPVSAFADSWQRIARQVAKHPAVYGYGLMNEPHTTNGQWPAAALAAAKSIRSIDAQHWVIIAGDRWSSAFHWPSYNTRLVSDPWMRDAKNNLMFEAHLYFDQDYSGYYTNRNEVYDPMIGVIRAKPFVEWLSRYRLRGFIGEHGAPDYSPSAIAATDNLLRYLGQHCIPSTYWAAGPWWNDYALSLDVKNGKPRPQLPILLKHAANKSCGAVGPL, encoded by the coding sequence ATGTCCGCGCAGGTAACATTCAGCGTACCCAAGGTGCTGCTCGGCACCGCCCTGCTGGTCGCATTCGGCGTCAGTCAGGTCCAGCCCGTTCAAGCGGCCACTTCCAGCGCGACGGTAGCGTCGCAGCAAGTTCTCGCCACCGCCCAGGTCAACGACTTCACCAGCTCGCAGTGGCTGAGGGGAAGCTGGCGTCAGTCGGCCGGCCTGTCGATCCCGGCGACGGCAGCAAACAAGGCGGTATTCAAGAAAGGCGCCCAGGTCAGAACCGCGGACGGACAGATTCGCTCGATCCAGGTGGTCTATTTTTCTGGCGCTCACATGAGCGTCATGTTCTCCGGCACCGCCCTCGATGCCTCGAAGAACGGTTATCCCAAGAGCCTCTCGGCATTGGGCGCCGCCTCACCTTCGGCGCCTGCGGTCGTCATCCCCAGTACCGATGCGAACCAGGGCAGCACGGCGGTCCACAGTTCCGCCATCAACAACTACACCAACAACGACTGGTTGTACGGCGTATGGCGCAAGTCGGCCGGTTTGTCGATCCCGGCCAGCAGCGCGAACCGCACCGCCTTCAAGGTCGGGTCGTCGGTCAAGCTGGCGGACGGCCAGGTGCGCACGATCAGCGCGGTGTATATCTCCGGTAATAACATGAGCGTGATGCTCAGCGGCGCAACCCTCAGCGGCAAGCTTGGCTACCCGAACAAGCTGCTTTCGACCCTCAGCACAACCACGCCAGCGCCGACGCCACCCCCGCCGAGCCAGCCCTCGACACCGGTAGTCACGCCGCCTGCCAACCCGACTCCAAGCCAGACGGTAGCCTTGAACGCCTTCAACGGTGGCGATTTCGTCAATGGCGTCTACAACACCAGCAAATTCCACGGCGTATCGGTCAAGGCGACGGCCGAGAACAAGGCTGCCTTCCATAAGGGCGCGAAGATCCGTTTCGCCGACGGCCAGGTACGCAGCATCACGTTGATCTATCAATCCGGCGGCAACATGACGGTCATGGTCGACGGCGGCGCCATCAACGGCAAGGCTGTGGGCTATCCGCGCACCGTTTCGGTCAACAGCACGGGCTTCAGCACGCCCACCCCGAACACCGGCAATCAGGCACCTAGTGACGGTGGCACACCGGCAAACCCCATCAACCTGGTCGGCATCAACCTGGCTGGTGCGGAGTTCGGCACCGACGTCGCGCTGCCCGGGGTCTACCTGAAACAGTACATCTACCCCGGCGAAGCGGACTTCAAGCGCTACGCCGAGCGCAACCTGAAGCTGGTGCGCCTGCCATTTCGCTGGGAGCGGATCCAGCCGCGACTCAACGCCGAGCTGGACCGCGCCGAACTGGGACGCCTGCTGACCACGCTCGATCACGCACGCAAGTACGGCATGCAGGTCATCCTCGACATGCACAACTATTATCGCTACTACGGCAAGATGATCGGCTCGAGCGAGGTACCGGTGAGCGCATTCGCCGACAGCTGGCAACGCATCGCCAGGCAGGTCGCCAAGCACCCAGCGGTCTATGGCTACGGTCTGATGAACGAGCCCCACACCACCAACGGCCAGTGGCCGGCCGCAGCCCTGGCCGCCGCCAAGAGCATTCGCAGTATCGATGCGCAGCATTGGGTGATCATCGCCGGCGATCGTTGGTCGAGTGCGTTCCACTGGCCGTCGTATAACACTCGCCTGGTCAGCGATCCCTGGATGCGTGACGCGAAGAACAACCTGATGTTCGAAGCTCACCTGTACTTCGACCAGGATTACTCCGGCTACTACACGAACCGGAACGAAGTGTATGATCCGATGATCGGGGTGATTCGAGCCAAACCCTTCGTCGAATGGCTGAGCAGATACCGCCTGCGTGGCTTTATCGGCGAGCACGGCGCGCCGGACTACTCACCGTCGGCCATCGCCGCCACGGACAACCTGCTCCGTTATCTCGGCCAGCATTGCATCCCCAGCACCTACTGGGCCGCAGGCCCCTGGTGGAACGACTATGCGCTGTCGCTGGATGTCAAGAATGGCAAGCCGCGACCGCAGCTGCCGATACTGCTCAAGCATGCCGCCAACAAGAGCTGCGGGGCGGTCGGCCCGCTGTGA
- the egtB gene encoding ergothioneine biosynthesis protein EgtB yields MGHLVQQRAEQPALAELDYLLQRFRQVRATSEAICAPLQTEEYVIQSMPDVSPPKWHLAHVSWFFEAFLLKPYLPGYAPLDAAYDYLFNSYYETHGTPFPRNQRGLISRPGVEDVYRFRQHVDRAMSELLVSPPQQHAAEIMRRVELGLQHEQQHQELLLMDIKHILAQNPLHPIYRSDLKPAPSLHNDRVRWHSYAAGVRHIGHAGSGFAFDCETPRHRQFVEDFQLADRLVSNREYLSFIADGGYARSELWLSDGLAHIRQHGWNAPLYWHREDGGWCEMTLGGMRPLDLEAPVCHISFYEADAYARWAGARLPTEAEWEIAATDQPRRGNFLESDHLQPVSASVPHEGPAQLFGDVWEWTASAYRPYPGFRPLEGSLGEYNGKFMSGQMVLRGGCCATPEAHIRATYRNFFQPAMRWQFAGLRLAREL; encoded by the coding sequence ATGGGTCACCTGGTACAACAGCGGGCGGAACAGCCGGCCCTGGCTGAACTGGACTACCTGCTGCAGCGCTTCCGGCAAGTTCGCGCGACCAGCGAAGCGATCTGCGCGCCCCTGCAGACCGAAGAATACGTCATCCAGAGCATGCCCGACGTCAGCCCGCCGAAGTGGCATCTTGCGCATGTCAGCTGGTTCTTCGAGGCCTTCCTGCTCAAACCGTACCTGCCAGGCTACGCACCGCTCGATGCGGCCTACGACTACCTGTTCAACTCTTACTACGAGACCCACGGCACGCCCTTTCCGCGCAACCAGCGTGGGCTGATCTCGCGGCCCGGCGTGGAGGATGTCTACCGCTTCCGTCAGCATGTCGACCGGGCAATGAGCGAGTTGCTGGTCAGCCCGCCCCAGCAGCATGCGGCCGAGATCATGCGTCGGGTCGAGCTGGGCCTGCAGCACGAACAACAGCACCAGGAATTGTTGCTGATGGACATCAAGCACATCCTGGCGCAGAACCCGCTCCATCCGATCTACCGCAGCGACTTGAAACCCGCGCCCAGCCTGCACAACGACCGCGTCCGCTGGCACAGCTATGCCGCCGGCGTACGGCATATCGGCCATGCCGGCAGTGGCTTCGCCTTTGATTGCGAGACGCCCCGGCACCGGCAGTTCGTCGAGGATTTCCAGCTGGCCGACCGCTTGGTCAGCAATCGCGAGTACCTCTCCTTCATCGCCGACGGTGGCTACGCGCGCAGCGAGCTCTGGCTGTCCGATGGCTTGGCGCATATCCGCCAGCACGGCTGGAACGCGCCGTTGTATTGGCATCGCGAGGACGGTGGCTGGTGCGAGATGACACTCGGCGGAATGCGGCCGCTGGACCTGGAAGCGCCCGTCTGCCACATCAGCTTCTATGAAGCGGACGCCTATGCGCGCTGGGCCGGCGCACGACTGCCCACCGAAGCCGAATGGGAAATCGCCGCCACCGACCAGCCACGGCGTGGCAACTTTCTGGAAAGCGATCATCTGCAACCTGTTTCTGCCAGCGTCCCGCATGAGGGGCCGGCACAGTTGTTCGGTGACGTCTGGGAGTGGACCGCCAGCGCCTACCGTCCCTATCCAGGGTTCCGCCCGCTGGAAGGCAGCCTGGGCGAATACAACGGCAAATTCATGTCCGGCCAGATGGTGCTGCGCGGCGGGTGCTGCGCCACACCGGAGGCCCACATCCGTGCGACCTACCGCAACTTCTTTCAGCCGGCGATGCGCTGGCAGTTTGCCGGGCTGCGCCTGGCCAGGGAGCTTTGA